ACAGTGCGGGCACTCTAACCCTTTCCGTGGCCCTGTGCGACTGTTTTTACGGTGAATTTTACCTATCAAGACAGCGGCTTTGATGCTCGCGGTAAAATGGTTCGCTTTTCACAGGAGTCTTAATTCATGGCCTTGTTGGGTCGCTTCAACAGCTTGCAGATCTTACGTAATACGCCCATCGGTCTGTTCCTCGATGCCGGCAGCGATGGCGAAGTCTTGCTGCCACGTCGCTATGCCCCTCGCGACGAACCCTGCGCCGAAGGCGACTGGCTCAACGTCTTCCTTTATCTGGACAGCGAAGACCGCTTGATCGCCACCACCGAGAAGCCACGGGTACAGGTCGGCGGTTTCGCCAGCCTGCGGGTGGTGGAGGTGGGCCGGGTGGGGATCTTCCTCGATTGGGGCCTACCCAAGGACCTGCTGTTGCCGCATTCCGAAGAGAAGCGGCCGTTGCAGGTGGGTGATCACTGCGTGGTGCACGTCCACCTGGATGCCCGTACCCGGCGGATCGTCGCCACCGCGCGGCTGGATCGCTACCTGGACCGCGAGCCACCGCGCTACAAGGCTGGCCAGCCGGTGCCCCTGCTGGTGGTCGAGCAGACCGACCTCGGCTACAAGGTGATCGTCGACAACAAGCACTGGGGGCTGGTGCATCGGAACGAGGCGTTCAAGCCACTACGTCCGGGGCAACGCGAGCGTGGCTTCATTCGCGAAGTGCGCGCGGACGGCAAGATCAGCCTGACGCTGCAACCCCAGGGCGCCGCGGCAGGGGCCGATCTGGCCGAGCAGATCCTCGGCCTGGCGAAGGCCCGCGGCGGCGTGCTGGAGGTCAGCGATGCGAGTCCGCCGGCGCTGATCCATCAGCTGTTTGGCGTGAGCAAGGGCAACTTCAAGAAAGCCATCGGCCATCTCTATCGCCAGGGCCGCATCGTCATCGAGGACGACCGGATTTCTGTACGCGAGGACGCCGCGGACTAGCGGAGCGCCGTGGGGTGAGGTCGCTATCGTGGGTCGGCTGTACCAGGGATTCGGGGTCGAAGGCGCGGGCGCGCTCGTCCGGGCCGGCTTCGCGTTCCAGGTCGCCGACCAGGCGGGTGATGCGGTCGGCCAGCTTCTCCGAGCTCAGGCTTTCGCGTAGGCGCTCGACCATGAGCGGCAGGGCGAAGGGCGAGGGACGCTCCAGGGCCACCAAACGCAAGGGCAGAGCGCCGGTGCGGATCAGCGTCTGCTGGAGCCGGTCCGCATCGAGTTCCTGGCGCAGGACTTCGTTCTGCGCCTGGCCGAGCAGCAGGTTATCCGGGTCGTATTGGCGGAAGACCTGGTAGAAGAGGCTGCTGCTGGCCTGCAGTTGACGGTTGCTCTTGTGGGCGCCGGGATAGCCGGAAAAGATCAGCCCGGAAATACGCGCGATCTCGCGAAAGCGCCGCTGGGCGAGTTCGGCAGCGTTGAGGCTGGCGAGCGTATCGCTGAGCAGGTCGTCAGTGCTGAACAGGCTGGCGTCGAGCAGTTGTTCCCATTCCAGGCTGACCGGGGAGACCAATTCCAGGCCATAGTCGTTGACGGCGATGGAAAAGGTACAGGGTCGCCGCTGCGCCAGGCGCCAGGCCAGCAGACTGGCCAGCCCCAGGTGGGCGTGACGACCGGCGAAGGGATAGAGGAAGAGATGCGAGCCCTCACGGGATTCGAGGGTTTCGGCGAGCAGGTAATGAGCGCTGGGTAGCGCCGACCATTGCCGCTGGATGTCCAGCAGCGGTTGCAGCAGGCGCATTTCCGGACTCTCGTAGCGATTGGCCTCGGCGTCTTCGAGCAGTGTCAGGACATGCTTGGCGAGGGTGTCCGACAGCGGCATGCGGCTGCCGCTCCAGCGCGGGATGGCGGCCTTGCGCCCGCTGGCGCGCCGCACGTAGACCGTCATGTTTTCCACCCGCACCAACTCCAGGGTGCGGCCGGCGAAGAGGAAGTGATCGCCGGGTCGCAGCCGGGCGATGAAGCCTTCTTCGATGTTGCCCAGGCGATTGCCCCCGCCGCCCTTGGACCAGAACTGCACGTTGAGGCTGGTTTCGCTGACGATGGTGCCGATGCCCAGTCGATGGCGCTTGGCCAACTGCTTGTCGGGGACACGCCAGATACCCTCGGCATCCGGTTCGGCGCGGCGGTAATCCGGGTAGGCGGACAACGAGGCGCCGCCATTGCGGACGAACGCCAGGGCCCAGGCCCATTCGCCTTCGCTGAGGTCGCGATAGGCCCAGGCGCTGCGGACCTCCGGCAGCAGGTCGTCCGGTTGGAAGCCGCCGCCCAGGGCCACGGTTACCAGATGCTGCACCAGGACATCCAGCGGCTTGAGCGGCGCGCTACGGGCCTCGATCTCGCCGGCGGCTATGGCATGGCGCGTGGCCGCGGCATCCAGCAGGTCGAGGCTGTAGGTAGGCACCAAGGTGGCGCGCGAGGCGCGTCCGGGCGCGTGGCCGCTACGGCCGGCCCGTTGCAGCAAGCGCGCGATGCTCTTGGGCGAACCGATCTGCAGCACTCGTTCCACGGGCAGGAAATCCACGCCGAGGTCCAGGCTGGAGGTACAGATCACCGCCTTGAGCTGGCCATTCTTTAGGCCGGCCTCGACCCATTCGCGGGCCTGTTTCTCGATGGAGCCGTGGTGCAGGGCGATCAGGCCGGCCCACTCGGGGCGGGCCTGCAGCAGCGCCTGGTACCAGAGTTCGGTCTGGGCGCGGGTGTTGGTGAAGACCAGGGTGGTGGGGCTGTCTTCCAACTCGCGGATCACCTGCTGCAGCAGGCGCATGCCCAGGTGACCCGCCCAGGCGAAACGCTCGACCCCGCCCTCGGGTAGCAAGGTATCCACCTCTAGGCGCTTGTCCTGCCGGCCCTGCACCAGATGGCCGGGGGCGCCGGCTAGCAGCACGTCGAGCGCATGAGCCTGGTTGCCCAGAGTCGCCGACAGGCCCCAGGTGAGCAATTCCGGATTCCAACGGCGCAGGCGGGCCAGGGCGAGTTGCGTCTGGGTGCCGCGCTTGTTGCCGAGCAGTTCGTGCCATTCATCGATCACCACCAGGCGGATGCTGCCCAGGGTTTCCTCGGCATCTTCGCGGGACAGCAGCAAGGAGAGGCTTTCTGGAGTAGTGACCAAGGCGGTCGGCAGGCGACGATTCTGTTTGGCTCGCTCACTGCTACCGGTATCGCCGGTACGCAGGCCCAGGGTCCACTCCAGCTCCTGGTCGAGCACCGGACGCTCCAGGGCGCGCAGGGTATCCGCCGCCAGGGCGCGCATGGGCGTCAGCCACAGTACGGTGAGCGGTGGCGGAGCCTGCTTGCGCTTGCTGGGCAGACCCTTGGCGGTCATCGGCTTGGGGGCGACGAAGGCATCCAGGGCGGCGAGCCAGACCGCATAGGTCTTGCCCGAGCCGGTGGTGGCGTGGAGCAAGCCGGATTCACCTGCGGCGATGGCCTTGGCCACCTCGCGCTGGAAGGGAAAGGCCTTCCAGCCCTGGGCCGCCAGCCAGCGGCTGCCAGGGCCTTTGCGCGTTCGTGTAGCGGTGGCCATCTGCACTCCTCAGACCGGACTGGAGCGCCCGGTCATCTCGGCCGCCATGGCGGTGGCGTAGCTGTCGGTCATGCCGGCGATGAAGTCGATCACCCGCATGAAGGCCTGGTGCAGCGTCCACGACGGATCGGGCGCGCTGTTACCCAGCAGGTCGAGGATGCGCCGACTCTTGAACGAGGGTTCGCGGCCACGATGCTGTTCCAGGGCGGCACCGCAGAAGGCATTGAGCAGGATCTCCAGGGTGGTGTAGGCACCGATCTCGTGCAGTGTCTTGCGCTTGTCGTGGAAGATCTTTTCCCGGGCCAGGGCCTTGGCCCGCTGCACGCAGAGCTTGGCCGGGCCGTCCATGTGCTCGACCAGGTCATCACCGAGGGTGCCGGCGAGCAGGGTGTCCTGCTGCTGGACGAAAGCCCGGGCGGTGGCATTGGTCAGGTGTTCGATGGCCTTGCCGCGCAGGATCGCCAGCTTGCGCCGCCGGGAGTCGCGCGGACCCAATTGCCGATAGGTCTCCGGCAGGTCATCGCCGACCAGGCCCAGCAGCAGTGCCTCGACCTCGGCGTAGTCCAGCAACTCCATTTCGAGGCCGTCTTCCAGGTCGATGAGGCCGTAGCAGATGTCGTCGGCGGCTTCCATCAGGTAGACCAGGGGGTGCCGGGCCCAGCGCTCGGGGCCTAGCAGGGGCAACTCGAGCTTTTCGGCGATCTGCTCCAGCAAGGGCAGCTCGCTCTGGTAGCAGCCGAACTTGTGCTTCTTGTAGCCGGGGGCCGCCGCATAGCGCGAGGTCCAGGGATACTTGAGGTAGGTGCCGAGGGTGGCGTAGGTCAGGCGGGTGCCGCCGTCGAACTGGTGATATTCCAGCTGGGTGAGTACGCGGAAACCCTGCGCGTTGCCTTCGAAATGCAGGAAATCCTGGCGTTCCGGTTCGCTCATGTCGTCCAGCCAGCCGCGCCCAGCGGCCTGGGTGAACCAGTAGCGGATGGCGTCTTCGCCGGAGTGACCGAAGGGCGGATTGCCGATGTCATGGGCCAGGCAGGCGGACTGGACCACCATGCCGAGGTCGCTCGGGTCGCACCAGTCGGGCAGGGCGCCCCTGAGGCTTTCGCCGACCCGCATGCCCAGGGAGCGGCCGACGCAGCTGACCTCCAGGCTATGGGTCAGGCGGGTATGGATGTGATCGTTGCTGGTGACGGGATGCACCTGGGTCTTGCGGCCCAGCCGGCGGAAGGCACCGGAGAAGATGATGCGGTCGTGGTCCTTGTGAAAGGGGCTGCGCCCCAGTTCATCCGGGCTGTGCAACGGTTTGCCCAGCCGTTCGCGGATAAGAAGTGTCTGCCAGTCCAAGGCCGTCCTCGAGCTATCACCGGTAAGGGGAGCGCCGACGGAGGCCGTGCGACGCTTATGCGTTCTGACCTCGGCAACATACGATCATCACCGCTTACTTGGCAAAGCCCGGTAGCAGACTGGCATCCAGGTCGATGAGCAGCAGGCGCTGGCCGTTTTCCATGAACTGGCTGGCGGTCAGGCAGTACTGGTTGGTGGTGGCGTCGCGATAGACCGTCGAGAGCGTCAGCCGGCGTTCGTTCCAACCTTCGGCCAGCAGCGCATAGAAGTAGGGCCGCCACGACCAATTGTGGTTGAGGTAGCGGCGATTCTCGCGCCAGAACATGCCGTTCCACTCCAGATTGGGCGTGATCTGGGTGCCGGCGCGATCGCATTGGTAGATCCGCAGCAGGCCGGGGAATTCATGGGGGTCGGGCAGGGCGCTCAGGGGGCCACCCTGTTCCGCCCAAGGCTTCAAGCGCGTGACGAAGTCCGCCAAGCGATGACGCAACTCCAGCAGTTGGGTCTGCTGCGCCAACTTGCCATCGACGAAGCGACTGCGCAGGGCGGCGAAACGGTCTTGATACTGATTGCTCGGAGCCAGCTCGTAGGTCGCCTGGGCGAAGAGGAAGCCCTGGATATAGCGCGCACCGCACTCCAGGGCGAAGTCGAGTTCGGTCTCGGTCTCCACCCCCTCGGCGATGAGCCAGCAGCCGGTCTTTTCCGCCATCTGTGCCAGCGCCTTGACCACGTCACCGCGGGCGCCCCCGCGCGCGGCCGCCTGAAACAGGCGCATGTCCAGTTTGAGGATGTCGGGTTGCAGGTCCAGGACGCGATCCAGTTGCGAATAGCCGGAGCCGAAGTCGTCGATGGCGATACGGATGCCCATCTCACGATAGCGCGCGACGGCGTCGATGAGACGCGGCAAATCTCCTGCCGCTTCGGTGATCTCGTAGACGATGCGCTCGGGAGCGATACCCGACTGCTCCAGTTGCGACAGACTCGGCAGGCTCGCACCGGGCTCAAGCTGGCTGATCCAGCGGGGGGAGAGATTGATGCTCAGAAACCAGTCGGCGGGAGCATTGGCGAAGCGGCGCAGGGCGTCTTCGCGCAGGGTCCGATCCAGGCTCAGCAAGGCGGTGGTCGGGGTATCCGGATCGGCGAACAGTGGACCGACGGAAACATGGGAGCCATCCGCCTGACGCAGACGACCGAGTGCCTCGACCCCAGCGATGCGACCGGTAGCCGTATCGATGAAGGGTTGAAAGAAGGCAACTGGCTGGCCTTGCAACACGTTGGAATCCTTATCTTTGGCAAAGGCGATTGCCCAGAGGCAAACAAGGAGCCATGCGAGAAGAATGCCAGAAACCAGAACGGCTCCCTGGGGAGCCGTTCGCGGTCAACGCGGAGGCGGCAGGGGGTGGTCCGTCTGTTGCTGTTCGCGATGTCTGGTCTGCAGGCGATTGACTAGAGGGTAGAGTGCCAGGCCAATGCGGGCGAGTCGACCTACGGCGCCCAGTCGTTTGCCGAACAGCGACAGAAACACCGTGGCGCCCAGCATCAGCGGCTTCTTCGCGGAGCTGGCGACCTTGTCCTTATTGGGGCGCATCAGGTCACCGATGAGGCTGATGGGGTTGTGCAGCGGCTGGGCGTTATAGATCAGCTGCTGGCGGTACATCTCCATACGCAGCCTAACCAGCTCCTTGCGCTTCTCGCGACTCGTGGCGGACGTCAATGGCTGATTCATGGCAGTAGACGCTCCCGGTTGCGATTCAACTCTTCCAGGGTGGCATGGAAGGGGGCTGCGCCCTTCACCAGGCTCAGGGCCCGCACGATGCAGATCACCAGCGCCAGGGCATAAAAGGCACAGAGCGCCAGGGTCGCGGTCATGCGGTGGGTATCCCAGAAGGCGATGATGATCGCCGCCGAAACTCCGACCAGCACCAGCAGGCCGAAAATAAGGCTCAACCCGGTGAAGAGGAACAGCTGGAAGGTACGGACCTTCTCTTCCTGAACCTCGATGCCCAGCAGTTCGAGATGGCTCTGCAGCAATCCAACCACAGCACCGGCCAGACGCTTGACCGAAGGCTTGGGCGCCTCGTCAGGCAGCTCCCGTGGAGGTGAGGTGTCCATGGTGTTCCCCCAGCCTTAGCGGCGCGAAGCCAAGAGGCCGATCAGGAAGCCGACACCGGCCGCGATTCCCAACGCCTTGAAAGGATTGTCGACCACATACTCTTCGGTGGTCTCCTTGGCTGCGACGCCTTGGCGGTAGAGGTCTTCATGCTTGCTCTTGAGGACTTCGCGCGACCGCTCCAGGCTGGAGCTCAATTTGGCTCGCAGTTCGTCCGCCTGCTCGCCGGCCATGCTCGCGGTGTGCTTGAGCAACTGCTCGGCATCGGCCAGCAGGGTATGGAATTCATCGGTCAGCGCCTGCTCGGCTTCGCCCAGGTGACGACGAACCCGCTCAGCATTGTGCTTGTGTGCCTGCTGGTCGATGTCAGCGGCCAGTTCATCTTTGATGACGGGGGGAGTTTTGTCGGTCATGGCGTGCTCCTATGAGGCGATGGGTATCCGTTTCAGGCCTTTCGAGTGACCTGCCAGATCAAAGGTTCCACGTTTTAGAGCTGTCCGTGCAAGACCTGGCGAGGCGGCGTCGAGTCTGGAATACACCTCTGTCCAGGCTCGAGAGGCGACGAAGTGTCTTCGATGGAAAGTTCCGCGGTCGTCCTCAGGAAATGAGGTCGCTCACAAAACAGAGCGGTAGCGCCATTAGTCGCCTTATTCAAGTAGTGGCTTAGAACTTTGCTGTTTCTATCACTGTCAGTTGCGTCGTATTTACTCATCCACGCACTTCTAGACAAATAAAAGGGGGAAAGATGGAAAACGCCATAGATAGACTGACAGCCGCTTTCAGTACCTATAAATGCTCGGTCACGGCGCCTCGCCCCGACGGTAGCATCGTACTGACGGTACAGGATCGGCAATGCGATGACGCCCGGGTCAATCGCGTGATCAGCGCGCGTCAGCTGGGCGAAAGCCAGTTGTTGAAAACGGTGATCGATGAGGTGCGCAAGGATGTTTCGCTGCGTGCCGGTGCGTTGGCTCCGCAATCGATGGCCGTGTTGCGTGCCACCGGCGCCAACATGTTGAGATATTCCGAGTAGGATTGCCCGTTCGGGTAACGTTCAGATCGAGACTTGCAGTACGGATGCGCCCGCATTCGTTGGTCTCGAATGCTGAACAATAGAGATACAGATCAGTTAATTAAGGATTCTTTGAAAGCGCTCATGTCAGCCTTTGCACTTCAATAGGCGACAGTTTGCGCAAGGCAATTGTTTGGCTGGCAACTCGTACATGGGGCAGGCTACCTCTGCTACACCCCAGGACGGAAAGCCTTGTCCTGCCTGAGTGGCTGCGAGTCGAGCACTGGCGATCACGCCGTTGAAGAGGTCTTCTTCGCGATACAGTGCCTGGCGCAAAGCCGGCGAGCGATAGAGGATGCGACCACAGCGGTCGAGTAGCGTGAAACAAAATCGCCCTGTGCGATCCGGCAAGGTTGGCCAGACCTTGAGCGGCGCCAGTGCCTCATCGAGTCGGGCACAAGCCAGTTGATACGGCGAGACAATGGCGGATTGCGCGATCGGGGCCGGGTTCAATCCATCGAATAGCGTGGCCGGGCTCACTGCGGACGGTGCTGGCGACAACAGATTGGCAATCACGCCTTCCACGGTGCCTGCCTCCCTGGTCTGGTTCAGTTGGCAATGGACAGGCGATTCAGCGAATTCCCGCCGCTGGCCAGCAAAGCTGTGACGCCATGGCCTTCGTCAATGGCGATCCCCAGGCGAATGCTGTCGATCAAGCGGGCGAGACGGGCCTGGTCATGCAATTGTTGCTTGCTGATCAACCGCTTCACCTTGATCCCCGTATCGTCTGACAGCGTGAGGCTGACGCTGCCGTCGAGGCGCTCTATGCGGAAATTGACCCGAAAGTCCTGCTCGAAGGCCGCGGCGATGAGTTGGAAAGGGTTGTTCATGGCATACCTGACTGGCGTGAACGGGGTCAGAGCCATTGACTTCAAGGGGGCGGGGGAGTTCTGAGCTTTGCTTCAGAAGTATGACCGACGGCCCGTTTCAGCTCCCAACCTGACTTGGCTGCTCATCCCAGCACTGGGCGAAAGCCGCTTGCCATTCGGGCAGCGGTTGTCCGAGGACGGCAGCGAGCTTGTCGGTGGACAGCCGGGAATTGCTCGGTCGATAGGCCGGCGTGGGATAGGAGCTGCTGGGAATAGGGTTGAGCCGAGCCTTGAGCCGGCCTTGTTCGCGCAGCCGCTGGGCGATCTGCTCGGCGAAGCCGAACCAGGAGGTGGCTCCATTGGCGGTCAGGTGATAGGTACCCCAGAGGTCATCCCGTTGACGACTACAGGCCAGCAGTCGCTCGGTGGCCTCGGCGATGGTCCGGGTCCAGGTCGGCGCGCCCACCTGGTCGTCGACGATGTTCAGCTC
The window above is part of the Pseudomonas oryzihabitans genome. Proteins encoded here:
- a CDS encoding CvfB family protein; this translates as MALLGRFNSLQILRNTPIGLFLDAGSDGEVLLPRRYAPRDEPCAEGDWLNVFLYLDSEDRLIATTEKPRVQVGGFASLRVVEVGRVGIFLDWGLPKDLLLPHSEEKRPLQVGDHCVVHVHLDARTRRIVATARLDRYLDREPPRYKAGQPVPLLVVEQTDLGYKVIVDNKHWGLVHRNEAFKPLRPGQRERGFIREVRADGKISLTLQPQGAAAGADLAEQILGLAKARGGVLEVSDASPPALIHQLFGVSKGNFKKAIGHLYRQGRIVIEDDRISVREDAAD
- a CDS encoding ligase-associated DNA damage response DEXH box helicase, which encodes MATATRTRKGPGSRWLAAQGWKAFPFQREVAKAIAAGESGLLHATTGSGKTYAVWLAALDAFVAPKPMTAKGLPSKRKQAPPPLTVLWLTPMRALAADTLRALERPVLDQELEWTLGLRTGDTGSSERAKQNRRLPTALVTTPESLSLLLSREDAEETLGSIRLVVIDEWHELLGNKRGTQTQLALARLRRWNPELLTWGLSATLGNQAHALDVLLAGAPGHLVQGRQDKRLEVDTLLPEGGVERFAWAGHLGMRLLQQVIRELEDSPTTLVFTNTRAQTELWYQALLQARPEWAGLIALHHGSIEKQAREWVEAGLKNGQLKAVICTSSLDLGVDFLPVERVLQIGSPKSIARLLQRAGRSGHAPGRASRATLVPTYSLDLLDAAATRHAIAAGEIEARSAPLKPLDVLVQHLVTVALGGGFQPDDLLPEVRSAWAYRDLSEGEWAWALAFVRNGGASLSAYPDYRRAEPDAEGIWRVPDKQLAKRHRLGIGTIVSETSLNVQFWSKGGGGNRLGNIEEGFIARLRPGDHFLFAGRTLELVRVENMTVYVRRASGRKAAIPRWSGSRMPLSDTLAKHVLTLLEDAEANRYESPEMRLLQPLLDIQRQWSALPSAHYLLAETLESREGSHLFLYPFAGRHAHLGLASLLAWRLAQRRPCTFSIAVNDYGLELVSPVSLEWEQLLDASLFSTDDLLSDTLASLNAAELAQRRFREIARISGLIFSGYPGAHKSNRQLQASSSLFYQVFRQYDPDNLLLGQAQNEVLRQELDADRLQQTLIRTGALPLRLVALERPSPFALPLMVERLRESLSSEKLADRITRLVGDLEREAGPDERARAFDPESLVQPTHDSDLTPRRSASPRRPRVQKSGRPR
- a CDS encoding deoxyguanosinetriphosphate triphosphohydrolase; the encoded protein is MDWQTLLIRERLGKPLHSPDELGRSPFHKDHDRIIFSGAFRRLGRKTQVHPVTSNDHIHTRLTHSLEVSCVGRSLGMRVGESLRGALPDWCDPSDLGMVVQSACLAHDIGNPPFGHSGEDAIRYWFTQAAGRGWLDDMSEPERQDFLHFEGNAQGFRVLTQLEYHQFDGGTRLTYATLGTYLKYPWTSRYAAAPGYKKHKFGCYQSELPLLEQIAEKLELPLLGPERWARHPLVYLMEAADDICYGLIDLEDGLEMELLDYAEVEALLLGLVGDDLPETYRQLGPRDSRRRKLAILRGKAIEHLTNATARAFVQQQDTLLAGTLGDDLVEHMDGPAKLCVQRAKALAREKIFHDKRKTLHEIGAYTTLEILLNAFCGAALEQHRGREPSFKSRRILDLLGNSAPDPSWTLHQAFMRVIDFIAGMTDSYATAMAAEMTGRSSPV
- a CDS encoding EAL domain-containing protein — protein: MLQGQPVAFFQPFIDTATGRIAGVEALGRLRQADGSHVSVGPLFADPDTPTTALLSLDRTLREDALRRFANAPADWFLSINLSPRWISQLEPGASLPSLSQLEQSGIAPERIVYEITEAAGDLPRLIDAVARYREMGIRIAIDDFGSGYSQLDRVLDLQPDILKLDMRLFQAAARGGARGDVVKALAQMAEKTGCWLIAEGVETETELDFALECGARYIQGFLFAQATYELAPSNQYQDRFAALRSRFVDGKLAQQTQLLELRHRLADFVTRLKPWAEQGGPLSALPDPHEFPGLLRIYQCDRAGTQITPNLEWNGMFWRENRRYLNHNWSWRPYFYALLAEGWNERRLTLSTVYRDATTNQYCLTASQFMENGQRLLLIDLDASLLPGFAK
- a CDS encoding phage holin family protein; the protein is MDTSPPRELPDEAPKPSVKRLAGAVVGLLQSHLELLGIEVQEEKVRTFQLFLFTGLSLIFGLLVLVGVSAAIIIAFWDTHRMTATLALCAFYALALVICIVRALSLVKGAAPFHATLEELNRNRERLLP
- a CDS encoding DUF883 family protein, which produces MTDKTPPVIKDELAADIDQQAHKHNAERVRRHLGEAEQALTDEFHTLLADAEQLLKHTASMAGEQADELRAKLSSSLERSREVLKSKHEDLYRQGVAAKETTEEYVVDNPFKALGIAAGVGFLIGLLASRR
- a CDS encoding DUF3509 domain-containing protein codes for the protein MENAIDRLTAAFSTYKCSVTAPRPDGSIVLTVQDRQCDDARVNRVISARQLGESQLLKTVIDEVRKDVSLRAGALAPQSMAVLRATGANMLRYSE
- a CDS encoding DUF3509 domain-containing protein, translating into MNNPFQLIAAAFEQDFRVNFRIERLDGSVSLTLSDDTGIKVKRLISKQQLHDQARLARLIDSIRLGIAIDEGHGVTALLASGGNSLNRLSIAN